The Candidatus Saccharibacteria bacterium sequence TACACCATTTTTATGGCGTGTGGCTGTGGTGATTGCGTAAGGTCGGCGATAGCAAGATAGTTGCTTAGAGCCTTTTTACTAATAGGCTTAATATACATTTTCATAATAAAGTTCCTCTTCTTTGGAGTATAGTTGGCAAATAGAAATGGCGTGTGAAAATATTGCTGCTAGGCAGCAAAAAAGCCAAAGAAGAAAGAGTTAGGTGATACTAAACGAATACTTCGCATAACCGAAGCGGGCGAGTACTCGTTTGTATTGACACTGTTCATAAAATATATAGTAATACGTTTATGGTTGGGTGTCAAGTAAACAAAAAAAGACCATGCGCGGTCTTTTGAAATAATTTCATGGTCGGGGTGAAAGGGCTCAAACCTTCGACCTCTCGGTCCCAAACCGAGCGCGCTATCAACTGCGCCACACCCCGATAGGTGGTACTTTAGAGATTATACCCCATATGGGTGGGTTTTTCCAGTGGTATTTTTGGTACAAAAAAGATACGCTTAATATATGATACGAAAACTCATCGATGCTATTTTTCACCGACAAACTGTTACGTGGCCAGAACGGCATTTTATGCCAATCGTTATAGCCGGCGTTGTGCTAACTATGGCAATAAGCCTTGCTATTGGACTTAACCAAAGTGTTTGGTTCGACGAAGCGTACTCTATTATGCTTGCCAAACAGTCGACAGCCGAGCTGCTGCACCTTACGGCTATCGACACGCACCCGCCACTGTACTATTTACTTCTTCAGGGGTGGGCGGCGATATTTGGCTGGAGCGAGGTGGCGCTTCGTAGTCTGAGTGTTCTGGCTATGGGCGGCGCGGCTTTGGTAGGGACGCTGCTAGTGAAGAAGCTATTTGGTGTTCGCGTGGCGCTTATCGCATTGCCGTTTATTGTGTTCGCGCCATTTTTGCTACGCTACGGGTTCGAGATTCGCATGTACGCACTCGCTTCGTTTATTGGTGTTGCAGCAACCTACACACTAGTAAGTGCACTGCAGGCGCGTGATAAGCAGCGTCAGTGGAAACTGTATGCGCTGTATGCACTTTTGGTGGCAATTGGCGTTTACACGCTGTACTATACAGTACTGCTATGGCTTGCACATTTGGCGTGGCTGGTGTGGACGGCAAAAAAAGACAAGCAGCCGATTTTGCGTGCGCCGTGGTTTGTGGCGCTGGGTGGCAGTGTGGCGTTCTTTTTGCCTTGGCTACCAACCTTTATTTCGCAGGTAGGCAATGGCGCTTTGGCGGCAATTTCGCAGCCACTTACCATCGATAATCTTATTGGTATCGTATCGTTTATGTTCGTGTATCAACCTACATGGCAGTTAACGGCGCTGATGTCGCTGGTGATAGTGTTTGTTATTACGGCGCTGATTGTACTGTCTATTCGCGCATGGAAAAATGCCGATAAAAAGCAGCATTCGTACTTACTACTTTTGGCGCTGTATATTTTGGGGCCGATAGCGATACTAACGCTCGTGTCGTTGGTGAAGCCTATGTATGTGGAGCGCTACCTGTCGCATGTGATGATTGCTGGCAGTATGCTAGTGGGTGTTGTTGTGGCGCTGGCGTTGGCGAAAAAACCAACAAAGCGAATAATTGCAATGAGTATTGGCTTGTTTGCAGTAATGCTGATTGGTGTGGTGCAGCTGGCGAACGTGGGTAATTACAATTTTCAACGCCTGCAGATTCCTGCGGTGAAAGAAATCGCCAGTTCAATTAAAGACTGTGGCAAAGACACAACTGTTTTTGCGGCGGACCCCTACACAGCAATAGAACTTGCGTATTACTTGCCAGATTGTGAGATTCGTTTTTACAGTGAGACACTTGAACTAAAAGGTGGCTACGCACCGCTTTCAAACAATACACTTCATGTAGCCAACCCAGAATCTGAACTGGCGAACAGCAAAAAGCTAGTATACGTTTACTACGATGAGCAAAAGCTGAAAATGCCAGCGACGCTTACCGAAGTCTCGAACCTTTCTATTGGTCCGCTGCAAGCGGCAACCTTTAGCGCGGAATAATTTTCATCAGGAATTTTGTTCGCACGGCAATCCAAATGAGCATAACGACGCTCGCGGAGAGTAAAAAGTTAACTACCCACGACGATGTAGGGTCTTTGATGATAAGATGTATGCCAAACACGGCAAATGCGTGCAGTGTATAAACGTAGAGTGAATTAGTGCCAAAAGGTAGTAGCAGCCAGCCGAGGTGACGTACGATAAACCGTTCAAAATGGGCAAATAGCCAGAAGGACGCGACAAACCAAATGGCGAACAGTGCAAGACGGGCTGGCGGTAATGCCTCTTTTGCGAAGTAGGGTTGAAGTGTGACGTGGAGGTTTTGTAACCATGTGATTGCGCCGCCGAACATTTCGGGCGCTTCTACTATTATGTAATTTCCAAGCATTGTAATAGCTGTGATTGCTACCGCACAGGCAACCGTGATTCGCCGGAGCAGTAGCGAGCGAGC is a genomic window containing:
- a CDS encoding glycosyltransferase family 39 protein; this encodes MIRKLIDAIFHRQTVTWPERHFMPIVIAGVVLTMAISLAIGLNQSVWFDEAYSIMLAKQSTAELLHLTAIDTHPPLYYLLLQGWAAIFGWSEVALRSLSVLAMGGAALVGTLLVKKLFGVRVALIALPFIVFAPFLLRYGFEIRMYALASFIGVAATYTLVSALQARDKQRQWKLYALYALLVAIGVYTLYYTVLLWLAHLAWLVWTAKKDKQPILRAPWFVALGGSVAFFLPWLPTFISQVGNGALAAISQPLTIDNLIGIVSFMFVYQPTWQLTALMSLVIVFVITALIVLSIRAWKNADKKQHSYLLLLALYILGPIAILTLVSLVKPMYVERYLSHVMIAGSMLVGVVVALALAKKPTKRIIAMSIGLFAVMLIGVVQLANVGNYNFQRLQIPAVKEIASSIKDCGKDTTVFAADPYTAIELAYYLPDCEIRFYSETLELKGGYAPLSNNTLHVANPESELANSKKLVYVYYDEQKLKMPATLTEVSNLSIGPLQAATFSAE